The Alistipes megaguti sequence TGCGCTGCAGGTCGCGTTCGGCCTTCTGGGCCATGGCCTTGTCCTTGTTCAGCTGGGCCCGGGCCTTGTTGACGCGGGCTTCGTAGACCTTGGGGTCGATGATGAAGAGCGGTTGTCCGCGGCGGACGTAGGTGCCCTCCTCGAAGAGCATCTTCTCGAGGAAGCCCTCGACGCGGGCACGGATTTCGACGAACTGCTGGGCGCGGATGCGTCCGACGTATTCGCCGTAGATTTCGATGTCGTCCGTCCGGACGGGCTCCACCTCGACGACGGGCAGAACGGGCTTGGGCGGTTCGGGGCGGAAGATCCACCAAACACCTCCGGTAATCAGGATGACGCAGAGGCCCAGAATTCCCCACGTTCGCTTGGAGAAGCGGCGGATGCGTCCGCCGGCTTGTTTGCCGAGTTGGAGCGTGCGGCGTCCGGCTTGGGTCGCCTGCTTTACGATTTTCTCGCGTGATAGTTTCATGTTCAATAAAGTTCCGGATGTTTGCCTGGTTCCCGGGAGTCTGCAAAGGTACGAACTTTTTCCATAGGAAACGGATTTTTCGGCCAAATATGATGTTTTGGAAGAACTTTTTCCGCTTTTGGTTCTTTTTGTCGTGAAGTTCGGACCGCAGAGGGCGGGCCGGGGCATGACCCGGAGCGGGATATTGCCGGCCGGCGAGGAGGTGCGGTCGGCCTTCAGGGGTGCGGACGGTCGGCGGGAGGGCGTTACGGCAGCCCTACTCCTTGCCGGGAATGCCTCCCGGAAGCAGTGCGTGGCGGGCGAGAAAATCGTAGAACGGCTGTCGGTAGTTCTCCGAGATGGGGATCCGCTCCCGGTCGAAGCGAATCCGGTTGCGTTCGATCGTGTGGATCTTCGACGGCTGGACGATATACGAGCGGTGGACCCGGATGAAACGGTCGGCCGGAAGTTGCTCCTCGAGGCTCTTCAGACTCAGCAGCGAGACGACCGGATGGGCTTCGCCCTCGACGTGGATCTTCACGTAATCCTTCAGCCCTTCGATATAGAGGATTCTTTCGAGCGGAATCTGCTGCAGGCGATACTCCGTCTTGACGAAGAGGCTCTGCCGGAGATCGTCGCCGAACCTTCCGGCAGGTCCGGTCCCCTGTGTGGCTCTTTGACCGGATCCCTGTGCACCCTCTTGTCCGCCTCCTTGTACGGCAGGCGACTCCCCCGCTGCTCCGGCTGCTCCGGCTGCTCCGGCTGCTCCGGCCGGTGCCGCGGTTCCGACGCTTTGCGACGCGTTGCCGCCGGATTCCGTTTCTGCCGCCGCCGAAAGGCCGGATGCCCCGGCCGGGCTCTCCGCTCCGGAGTGCAGGGACTGTTCGGCGCGGCGTTTCAGATCGAACCACGCGAGCGCCTTGTTTGCCGCCGTCAGGAAGTCGTTATAGCTGATCGGCTTGAGCAGATAATCCATCGCCTGGACCCGGAACCCCTCGACGGCATACTGCGGAAAGGCCGTCGTGAAGATGACGCGCGTCTGCGCGGGCAGCATGCGCGAGAGCTCCATGCCGCTCAGACCGGGCATCTGGATGTCGCAGAAGAGCAGGTCGACCGTCTGCCGGCGCAGGGCCGTGAAGGCCGCCGTGCCGCTCCCGCAGGAGCCGACGAGCTCCAGAAACGGGGTCTTCCGTACGTAACTCTCCATCAGTTCGACGGCCAGCGGCTCGTCGTCGATGACCATGCAGCGCAGTTT is a genomic window containing:
- a CDS encoding LytTR family DNA-binding domain-containing protein — its product is MNWKLRCMVIDDEPLAVELMESYVRKTPFLELVGSCGSGTAAFTALRRQTVDLLFCDIQMPGLSGMELSRMLPAQTRVIFTTAFPQYAVEGFRVQAMDYLLKPISYNDFLTAANKALAWFDLKRRAEQSLHSGAESPAGASGLSAAAETESGGNASQSVGTAAPAGAAGAAGAAGAAGESPAVQGGGQEGAQGSGQRATQGTGPAGRFGDDLRQSLFVKTEYRLQQIPLERILYIEGLKDYVKIHVEGEAHPVVSLLSLKSLEEQLPADRFIRVHRSYIVQPSKIHTIERNRIRFDRERIPISENYRQPFYDFLARHALLPGGIPGKE